GCCCTGAAAGGGGGAGGATTGGGGTGCGCCTGACGGATGGGCTGGATACCCTTCCCCCTCCCCGCGTTACACTCCCGCAATGCCCAAATACGAAGACCTTCTGTGCCCCAGCCCCGCCGGGCTCTACTGCAAGGCGGGCGACTTCCATATCGATCCGGTGCGCCCCGTCGACCGCGCCCTCATCACCCATGGCCATGGCGACCACGCCCGCGCCGGGCACGGCAAGGTGCTCGCGACGCGCGAGACGCTGGCGATCATGGAAGCACGCTATGGCGAGGATTTCGCGGCGGCGACGCAAAGCCTCGCCTATGGCGAGCGGATCGAGATCAACGGCATAAGTATCAGCCTGGCGCCCGCCGGGCACGTCCTGGGTTCGGCCCAGGCGGTGGTGCGGGGCAAGGGCCTGACCATGGTGGTGAGCGGCGATTTCAAGCGCCGCCGCGATCCGACCTGCGCGCCGTTCGAGCCGGTGCCCTGCGACGTGTTCATCACCGAGGCGACGTTCGGCCTGCCGGTGTTCCGCCATCCGCCGGACACCGACGAGATCGCCAAGCTCCTGAAGTCGGTCGCGCAATTCCCCGAGCGCGCGCACCTGGTCGGCGCCTATGCGCTGGGCAAGGCGCAGCGGGTGATCTGCCTGCTGCGCGAGGCGGGCTACGACAAGACGATCTATGTGCATGGCGCGCTGGAGAAGCTGAACGCGCTGTATGAAAGCTTCGGCATCGAA
The nucleotide sequence above comes from Rhizomicrobium sp.. Encoded proteins:
- a CDS encoding ligase-associated DNA damage response exonuclease — its product is MPKYEDLLCPSPAGLYCKAGDFHIDPVRPVDRALITHGHGDHARAGHGKVLATRETLAIMEARYGEDFAAATQSLAYGERIEINGISISLAPAGHVLGSAQAVVRGKGLTMVVSGDFKRRRDPTCAPFEPVPCDVFITEATFGLPVFRHPPDTDEIAKLLKSVAQFPERAHLVGAYALGKAQRVICLLREAGYDKTIYVHGALEKLNALYESFGIELGTLAPATTGKKQDFAGAIVIAPPSATQDRWSRRFPDPVVCFASGWMRVRARARQGGVELPLILSDHADWDELTATAAELKPDELWITHGEEEALLRWAELNGQRARALSLVGYDSNEGEA